The following proteins are co-located in the Vigna angularis cultivar LongXiaoDou No.4 chromosome 2, ASM1680809v1, whole genome shotgun sequence genome:
- the LOC108328603 gene encoding uncharacterized protein LOC108328603 isoform X1, translated as MLFLFMCIYIPLQHQPHCLNSHPSNQSQRKRWACLCINLHQTGADQKKLKELEPIIEEGYEKLVQEKDPVEFPVFYRAVCEIVEKLNEKLGNTQIKLPATKDLETEFNKREKSKDGKNKALTKTEFQEIMKNLVKTSGFTGIGAKEAILCIFGVPLAALLIKQKVMPEAVRDEFFIPGVTSATVFTLAALNKI; from the exons ATGTTGTTtctttttatgtgtatatatataccTCTGCAACACCAACCTCATTGTCTTAACTCACATCCTTCAAACCAAAGCCAGAGAAAAAGATGGGCCTGTCTCTGCATAAACTTGCACCAG ACAGGGGCTGATCAAAAAAAGCTGAAAGAACTTGAACCGATTATAGAAGAAGGGTATGAAAAATTGGTCCAAGAGAAAGACCCCGTGGAATTCCCAGTTTTTTACCGAGCAGTATGCGAGATTGTCGA GAAACTCAATGAAAAACTCGGAAATACGCAGATTAAACTTCCAGCGACCAAGGATTTAGAGACAGAATTCAAC AAGCGTGAAAAGAGTAAAGATGGGAAAAACAAGGCACTGACAAAAACAGAATTCCAGGAGATAATGAAAAATTTGGTGAAGACATCAGGATTCACTGGAATAGGAGCAAAGGAAGCAATCTTGTGCATTTTTGGTGTTCCATTGGCTGCTCTGTTGATAAAGCAGAAAGTGATGCCTGAAGCAGTTCGTGATGAATTTTTCATTCCAGGAGTAACTTCTGCGACAGTTTTCACCCTTGCTGCTCTCAACAagatttga
- the LOC108328603 gene encoding uncharacterized protein LOC108328603 isoform X2 produces the protein MGLSLHKLAPGADQKKLKELEPIIEEGYEKLVQEKDPVEFPVFYRAVCEIVEKLNEKLGNTQIKLPATKDLETEFNKREKSKDGKNKALTKTEFQEIMKNLVKTSGFTGIGAKEAILCIFGVPLAALLIKQKVMPEAVRDEFFIPGVTSATVFTLAALNKI, from the exons ATGGGCCTGTCTCTGCATAAACTTGCACCAG GGGCTGATCAAAAAAAGCTGAAAGAACTTGAACCGATTATAGAAGAAGGGTATGAAAAATTGGTCCAAGAGAAAGACCCCGTGGAATTCCCAGTTTTTTACCGAGCAGTATGCGAGATTGTCGA GAAACTCAATGAAAAACTCGGAAATACGCAGATTAAACTTCCAGCGACCAAGGATTTAGAGACAGAATTCAAC AAGCGTGAAAAGAGTAAAGATGGGAAAAACAAGGCACTGACAAAAACAGAATTCCAGGAGATAATGAAAAATTTGGTGAAGACATCAGGATTCACTGGAATAGGAGCAAAGGAAGCAATCTTGTGCATTTTTGGTGTTCCATTGGCTGCTCTGTTGATAAAGCAGAAAGTGATGCCTGAAGCAGTTCGTGATGAATTTTTCATTCCAGGAGTAACTTCTGCGACAGTTTTCACCCTTGCTGCTCTCAACAagatttga
- the LOC108328402 gene encoding phosphatidylinositol 4-phosphate 5-kinase 5: MIGKDSGVMKAWEATMRKTHAVAKKRANSIFGTISLAQVTEEEDNQDDYDEEDENENEVYEVYLEEKVLPNGDYYTGEWANNFPHGLGKYLWTDGCMYVGDWYKGKTKGKGRFSWPSGATYEGEFKGGYMCGTGTYTGCSGDTYKGHWELNLKHGHGFKSYANGDWFDGEWKKGLQDGEGRYEWKDESHYMGEWRNGSICGKGSFVWANGNKFEGFWEDGVPKGNGIFRWADGSSYEGNFSKDGKDPNGTYHPSESEEGEGHSNWDPQELYSELSGYLVCPGDKVQVMPSQKRLAVWRSAKTGESAKNRRMSVDGRVSIGLDRTADRLQTLDGGESDGSAKTPTMGSDLEEDLTALRVEDAAENLAQLQPLKAPKKSKRQGETICKGHKNYELMLNLQLGLRHSIARPAPTASLDLKPSAFDPKEKVWTRFPPEGSKYTPPHPSCDFKWKDYCPVVFRTLRKLFMVDPADYMLSLCGNDALRELSSPGKSGSFFYLTNDDKYMIKTMKKAEVKVLLRLLPSYYNHFRDYKNTLLTKYYGLHCVKLNGPIQKKVRFIIMGNLFCSEFITHRRYDLKGSSLGRTSDKPETEISETTILKDLDLNFIFQLEKSHFEEFCRQVDLDCEILEQEGVMDYSLLVGIYFKDISPDGEIIPIQSRTPAGDLENEGTPDTTSEAKDEPPSDPSSVKLGVNMPARVERTVRRSGCELQLIGEPIGEFYNVSLTFGIIDILQDYDISKKLEHAYKSIQYDPTSISAVDPIQYSRRFRDFILRVFTGNS; encoded by the exons ATGATTGGAAAAGATAGCGGTGTGATGAAGGCATGGGAGGCAACGATGAGAAAGACGCATGCAGTTGCGAAGAAGCGTGCTAACAGTATATTTGGGACGATATCATTGGCACAGGTTACGGAAGAAGAAGATAACCAGGATGATTATGACGAGGAAGATGAGAATGAGAACGAGGTATATGAGGTATACCTTGAAGAGAAGGTTCTACCTAATGGGGATTACTACACGGGGGAATGGGCAAATAACTTCCCACATGGGCTGGGGAAATACCTGTGGACGGATGGGTGCATGTACGTTGGAGATTGGTACAAAGGGAAGACAAAGGGAAAGGGTAGGTTCAGTTGGCCTTCAGGGGCAACATATGAAGGGGAGTTCAAGGGTGGTTACATGTGTGGGACAGGGACTTACACAGGGTGTAGTGGGGATACTTATAAGGGGCACTGGGAACTGAACTTGAAACATGGTCATGGTTTTAAGAGTTATGCGAATGGGGATTGGTTTGATGGAGAGTGGAAGAAGGGTTTGCAAGATGGGGAGGGGAGGTATGAGTGGAAAGATGAGAGCCATTATATGGGGGAATGGAGGAATGGGAGTATTTGTGGTAAAGGGTCATTTGTTTGGGCTAATGGGAATAAGTTTGAAGGGTTTTGGGAAGATGGCGTGCCAAAGGGGAATGGGATTTTCAGGTGGGCAGATGGAAGTTCTTATGAGGGGAATTTCAGCAAGGATGGGAAGGATCCGAATGGGACATACCATCCAAGTGAATCAGAAGAGGGGGAGGGCCATAGTAATTGGGATCCTCAAGAGTTGTATAGTGAGTTGAGTGGCTATTTGGTTTGCCCTGGAGATAAGGTTCAGGTTATGCCATCACAAAAGAGGCTTGCGGTTTGGAGGTCCGCAAAGACTGGGGAGAGTGCTAAAAATAGGAGAATGTCAGTAGATGGAAGGGTCAGTATTGGCTTGGACAGAACAGCTGATAGGTTGCAAACGTTGGATGGTGGGGAGAGTGATGGCAGTGCTAAAACTCCAACCATGGGGAGTGATCTCGAGGAAGACTTGACTGCTTTACGTGTAGAAGATGCTGCTGAAAATTTGGCTCAACTCCAACCTCTCAAAGCACCCAAGAAGTCAAAGAGGCAGGGAGAGACCATTTGCAAAGGACACAAAAATTATGAGCTCATGCTCAATTTGCAGCTCGGACTCAG GCATTCTATTGCAAGGCCAGCTCCCACAGCATCACTTGATCTGAAGCCTTCAGCTTTTGATCCTAAGGAGAAAGTGTGGACAAGATTTCCACCCGAAGGATCCAAATATACTCCACCACATCCATCTTGTGACTTTAAGTGGAAGGACTATTGCCCGGTAGTTTTTAG AACTCTTAGGAAGCTATTCATGGTGGATCCAGCTGATTACATGTTATCCTTATGTGGAAATGATGCCCTTCGCGAACTTTCCTCTCCTGGAAAAAGTGGCAGCTTCTTTTACTTGACCAATGACGACAAATACATGATTAAGACAATGAAGAAAGCTGAAGTGAAA GTTCTATTGAGACTTCTTCCATCCTATTACAATCACTTTCGAGACTACAAAAATACTCTTTTGACAAAGTATTATGGCCTGCATTGTGTGAAGTTAAATGGACCTATTCAGAAGAAG GTTCGGTTTATCATAATGGGCAACCTCTTCTGTTCTGAGTTTATCACCCATAGACGCTACGATCTGAAGGGTTCTTCACTTGGACGCACCTCAGATAAGCCTGAGACAGAAATTAGTGAAACCACTATACTTAAGGATCTTgatcttaatttcatatttcaacTGGAGAAGTCACATTTTGAAGAATTTTGCAG ACAAGTTGATTTGGACTGTGAGATTCTGGAACAGGAGGGAGTTATGGACTATAGTCTTCTGGTGGGCATTTATTTCAAAGATATTTCGCCAGACGGGGAAATTATTCCTATACAATCTCGAACTCCTGCTG GTGATTTAGAAAATGAAGGAACTCCCGATACCACAAGTGAAGCCAAAGATGAACCTCCTTCTGATCCTTCTAG TGTGAAGTTGGGTGTGAACATGCCAGCAAGGGTTGAAAGGACGGTGAGAAGAAGTGGTTGTGAATTACAGCTTATAGGAGAACCAATTGGAGAGTTCTATAATGTTTCGTTGACTTTTGGAATCATAGACATACTTCAAGACTATGACATTAGCAAGAAGCTTGAGCATGCCTACAAATCCATTCAATATGACCCGACTTCAATATCAGCCGTTGATCCTATACAATATTCAAGGCGTTTTCGTGATTTCATACTTAGAGTATTCACTGGAAACTCTTGA